In Caldanaerobius fijiensis DSM 17918, a single window of DNA contains:
- a CDS encoding D-alanine--D-alanine ligase family protein: protein MEKLNVAVLFGGKSGEHEVSIMSAMSVMKNLSKEKYNIIPVGIDKDGQWYLYKGDTENIRPGEWIKNSKKAFIPPDPFIKGVMVLEDDSYITLNIDVVFPVLHGPNGEDGTVQGLLELAELPYVGSGVVGSACAMDKAVANSLFLQAGLPHADFVALRSSEAAKFIDEIEKRFGYPCFVKPANMGSSVGITKAHNREELVFGLKEAGKYDKKIVVEKFINAREIECAVLGDDDVVVSYPGEIIPSKEFYDYEAKYLDGDNSKLLIPADLPEEKTREIRELAARAYKAVNAEGMARVDFLVDRDTLKVYINEVNTIPGFTRISMYPKLMEYSGIPYGQLLDRLIDIAIKRRKKDE, encoded by the coding sequence ATGGAGAAATTAAATGTCGCAGTTTTGTTTGGCGGAAAATCAGGTGAACATGAGGTTTCAATCATGTCCGCTATGTCTGTGATGAAAAACCTATCAAAGGAAAAGTATAACATCATTCCTGTAGGTATTGATAAGGATGGGCAATGGTATCTCTACAAAGGCGATACGGAGAATATAAGGCCAGGAGAGTGGATAAAGAATTCTAAGAAGGCATTTATACCGCCTGACCCGTTTATAAAGGGTGTGATGGTATTAGAAGATGATAGCTATATTACTTTAAATATAGATGTGGTTTTCCCGGTTTTACATGGCCCTAACGGAGAAGATGGAACAGTACAGGGCCTTCTTGAGCTGGCCGAGTTGCCTTATGTAGGATCAGGAGTTGTGGGGTCAGCCTGTGCTATGGATAAGGCTGTAGCCAATTCGCTGTTTTTGCAGGCAGGTTTGCCCCATGCTGACTTTGTTGCATTGAGGAGCAGCGAAGCGGCTAAATTTATCGATGAAATAGAGAAAAGATTCGGCTATCCATGTTTTGTAAAGCCTGCTAATATGGGTTCCAGTGTAGGTATTACCAAGGCCCATAATAGAGAAGAGCTCGTCTTTGGCTTGAAAGAAGCGGGAAAATATGATAAAAAAATAGTGGTCGAAAAGTTTATAAACGCCAGGGAAATAGAATGTGCTGTGTTAGGTGATGATGACGTTGTGGTCTCGTATCCGGGAGAAATTATCCCGTCTAAAGAGTTTTATGATTACGAGGCCAAATATCTGGACGGAGATAACTCCAAACTGTTGATACCTGCCGACTTGCCGGAAGAGAAAACCAGAGAGATAAGAGAACTGGCTGCCAGAGCCTATAAAGCTGTAAATGCCGAGGGTATGGCAAGAGTAGATTTTTTGGTTGACAGAGATACATTAAAGGTTTATATAAATGAAGTCAATACTATCCCGGGATTTACCAGAATCAGCATGTACCCCAAATTGATGGAATATTCGGGGATACCATATGGGCAACTGCTGGATAGATTGATAGACATAGCGATTAAGAGACGGAAGAAGGATGAATAA
- the murI gene encoding glutamate racemase — MDSRPIGVFDSGVGGMTVVKELMDVLKNESLVYFGDTARVPYGTKSKQTVTKYAFQNTRFLLSQGVKAVVIACNTASATSLEDVKAHFDVPVFGVIEPGALAAVSASKNKKVGIIGTERTILSGAYEKAIKALDPFIEIKSTPCPLFVPLVEEGWADTEVAYMVAKEYLKPLKDSGVDTLVLGCTHYPLLMSTISKVMGQDVVLVNPARETALMVREKLEELGLFSANDEKPYYKFFVSDNPEKFQEIGEKFLKKPIYGIELIDIERY, encoded by the coding sequence ATGGATTCAAGGCCGATAGGAGTGTTTGATTCAGGGGTTGGGGGCATGACGGTGGTAAAAGAGCTCATGGATGTTCTTAAAAACGAGAGCCTTGTCTATTTTGGCGATACGGCGAGGGTTCCCTATGGTACTAAATCAAAGCAGACGGTAACCAAATATGCGTTCCAAAATACCAGGTTTTTATTAAGCCAGGGTGTAAAAGCAGTGGTTATCGCGTGCAATACCGCCAGTGCAACCAGCCTTGAGGATGTAAAGGCCCATTTTGATGTACCTGTATTTGGCGTAATAGAGCCGGGAGCTTTAGCGGCAGTAAGTGCTAGTAAGAATAAAAAAGTGGGTATAATAGGAACTGAAAGGACAATATTGTCTGGAGCTTACGAGAAGGCCATAAAAGCACTGGACCCATTTATTGAGATAAAGAGTACACCCTGTCCGCTTTTTGTGCCACTGGTGGAAGAAGGATGGGCTGACACCGAAGTGGCCTATATGGTGGCAAAGGAATATCTAAAGCCGTTAAAGGACAGCGGTGTTGACACACTGGTGTTGGGCTGTACCCATTATCCTTTGCTCATGAGTACTATATCAAAGGTGATGGGACAAGATGTGGTCCTTGTAAACCCGGCACGAGAAACAGCCTTGATGGTGAGAGAGAAGTTGGAAGAATTAGGTCTGTTTTCTGCAAATGATGAAAAGCCTTATTATAAATTTTTTGTCAGCGATAATCCTGAAAAATTTCAGGAGATAGGTGAAAAATTTTTAAAAAAACCTATTTATGGAATTGAACTTATTGACATAGAGCGATATTAA
- a CDS encoding DUF1934 domain-containing protein, producing MNKKAIITIRGIHQVEDNRDTIELVTEGNYYKKGNNYYIHYDESEISGMEGTSTTIKIEPERVVMLRRGENTARMVFEKGRKHAAEYYTPFGEMGVNVTSKKLKADFNESSGELYIKYVLDIDDRILSTNEIHVTVRGVN from the coding sequence ATGAATAAAAAAGCTATAATAACCATAAGAGGAATCCATCAGGTAGAGGATAATAGGGATACTATAGAGCTTGTCACAGAGGGGAACTATTATAAAAAAGGAAATAATTACTATATCCACTACGACGAATCTGAAATTTCGGGTATGGAAGGAACAAGCACTACTATAAAGATTGAACCAGAAAGGGTTGTAATGCTGCGGCGCGGTGAAAATACGGCCAGAATGGTATTTGAAAAAGGCAGGAAGCACGCGGCTGAGTATTATACACCCTTTGGCGAGATGGGCGTGAATGTGACTTCAAAGAAATTGAAGGCGGATTTTAATGAATCCAGCGGCGAATTGTATATAAAGTATGTTCTGGACATAGATGACAGGATATTGTCTACCAATGAGATACATGTAACGGTCAGGGGGGTAAATTAA
- the argS gene encoding arginine--tRNA ligase: MINIVMDIKNNLINSIKRAINKAAFDGVISFDEVPEIEIEVPKEKNFGDFSTNVAMRMASILKKNPRQIAQAIAKYIDDERTEKVDVAGPGFINFYLKKDWVYDVIPAILREGEDYGRSNIGKGEKVQVEYVSANPTGPMHMGNARGGAIGDSIASILEASGYNVTREFYINDAGNQIEKFALSLEARYLQLFGQPAEIPENGYHGEDIVERAKEFKDIYGDRYLNTSPEERRKALCDYALKKNVEKLKADLEAYGIKYDVWFSEQSLYDSGKVDDVIKTLKANGSTYEKDGAIWFKASDYGAPKDEVLVRSNGIPTYLASDIAYHRDKFIDRGFERVITVLGADHHGHMARMHAAMKALGIDPERLQFIILQLVRLVRGKEVVRMSKRTGKAISLIDLIEEVGKDAARFFFTMRSADSQMDFDLDLAVQKSNENPVYYVQYAHARICSMESILKQEGIALRDPDKIDYSALKQEVEWELMRKLADYPEEVALAAQNLEPHRITRYLLDLAGLFHNFYNTCRVKGEEEELLQARFALALAVKVVIKNGLDLLKITAPERM; encoded by the coding sequence ATGATAAACATCGTAATGGACATAAAGAACAACCTGATAAATTCTATAAAAAGAGCAATAAATAAGGCTGCATTTGACGGAGTTATTTCGTTTGACGAGGTCCCCGAGATAGAGATAGAGGTTCCAAAAGAGAAAAATTTCGGCGATTTTTCCACCAATGTGGCCATGCGCATGGCCAGCATATTGAAGAAAAATCCTCGGCAAATAGCGCAGGCTATTGCAAAATATATTGATGACGAAAGAACCGAAAAAGTAGATGTGGCGGGTCCGGGGTTTATCAATTTCTATTTAAAGAAGGATTGGGTATATGACGTCATACCTGCCATCCTGAGAGAAGGAGAGGATTACGGCAGATCCAATATAGGAAAAGGCGAAAAGGTACAGGTGGAATACGTAAGCGCCAATCCTACAGGCCCTATGCATATGGGCAACGCCAGGGGTGGTGCTATAGGCGATTCTATTGCCAGCATACTGGAGGCATCAGGCTATAATGTGACCAGGGAGTTTTACATAAATGATGCAGGCAATCAGATCGAAAAATTTGCCCTGTCATTGGAGGCTCGATATCTCCAGCTCTTTGGACAACCGGCAGAGATACCTGAGAACGGTTACCACGGCGAAGACATTGTGGAGAGGGCAAAAGAGTTTAAAGATATATATGGAGATAGGTACCTTAACACATCACCTGAAGAACGCAGAAAAGCATTGTGCGATTACGCTCTTAAGAAAAACGTGGAGAAGCTAAAAGCTGATCTGGAGGCTTATGGCATAAAGTATGATGTTTGGTTTTCAGAGCAATCCCTCTATGATAGCGGCAAGGTGGATGACGTTATAAAGACCCTGAAGGCCAATGGAAGCACATATGAAAAAGACGGAGCTATATGGTTTAAAGCGTCGGATTATGGGGCTCCCAAGGATGAAGTCCTGGTAAGGTCCAATGGTATACCTACGTATCTTGCATCAGATATCGCATACCACAGGGATAAGTTTATAGATAGAGGATTTGAACGGGTCATAACCGTATTAGGAGCAGATCATCACGGCCATATGGCCAGGATGCATGCAGCTATGAAGGCATTGGGCATAGACCCCGAAAGGCTTCAGTTTATTATATTGCAGCTGGTGAGGCTTGTAAGGGGGAAAGAAGTTGTCAGGATGTCAAAAAGGACAGGTAAGGCCATATCCCTTATAGACCTCATCGAAGAAGTGGGTAAAGATGCAGCCAGGTTTTTCTTCACCATGCGATCAGCTGATAGCCAGATGGACTTTGATCTGGATCTGGCTGTACAAAAATCCAATGAAAATCCTGTTTACTATGTCCAGTATGCCCATGCCAGGATATGCAGTATGGAGAGTATTTTAAAACAGGAAGGCATAGCCTTAAGAGATCCTGACAAAATCGACTACAGCGCATTGAAGCAGGAAGTAGAGTGGGAGCTCATGAGGAAGCTGGCAGATTACCCTGAAGAGGTAGCACTGGCAGCTCAAAACCTGGAGCCTCACAGAATAACCAGATATCTGCTGGATTTGGCAGGTTTGTTCCACAACTTTTATAATACCTGCAGGGTCAAAGGAGAAGAGGAGGAACTGTTGCAAGCCAGATTTGCACTTGCCCTTGCCGTCAAAGTGGTCATTAAAAATGGGCTGGATCTTTTGAAGATTACAGCGCCTGAGAGAATGTGA
- a CDS encoding MBL fold metallo-hydrolase, with product MKIKHIAHACFYVEADGKRIVMDPFDSSMGFSMPELYADIVTSSHGHFDHNYIEGVKGDPEAVTTSGEHNVKGVDITGVQVFHDKEKGAKRGINNVYVFKGLEGINLCHMGDLGHILSFDDLQAIGPVDVLMLPVGGYFTIEPDEAVYVAKQINPKIVIPMHYMSENASKYEGYNLPIKPVEAFLDLIGDAQFMDELIISKDTLPEKMQVVVLKEQI from the coding sequence ATGAAGATTAAGCATATTGCTCATGCGTGTTTTTACGTAGAGGCAGATGGCAAAAGAATTGTAATGGATCCCTTTGATAGTTCTATGGGCTTTTCGATGCCAGAGCTTTACGCTGATATTGTGACGTCAAGCCACGGACACTTTGATCACAATTATATTGAGGGTGTTAAAGGAGATCCAGAAGCGGTGACGACTTCTGGGGAGCACAATGTAAAAGGCGTAGATATTACAGGCGTGCAGGTGTTTCATGACAAGGAAAAGGGCGCTAAAAGGGGCATAAACAATGTATACGTATTTAAAGGCCTGGAGGGGATTAACCTCTGCCACATGGGCGATTTGGGTCATATCCTTTCCTTTGATGATCTTCAGGCCATTGGCCCTGTAGACGTGCTTATGCTTCCTGTGGGCGGTTACTTTACTATAGAACCCGATGAAGCAGTATATGTGGCTAAACAGATAAACCCCAAGATAGTTATACCTATGCACTATATGTCTGAGAATGCCAGCAAGTATGAGGGCTATAATTTGCCAATAAAGCCTGTGGAGGCATTTTTGGACCTTATCGGCGACGCTCAGTTTATGGATGAATTAATAATCTCCAAAGATACATTGCCAGAAAAAATGCAGGTGGTTGTATTAAAAGAGCAGATATAG
- a CDS encoding S41 family peptidase, with the protein MKKYKKYVLPILIILILISSTAIGYGQTLIADNSSSVIPAESASNTDDNLVFISDIMKFIEDYYPYDVTKDELTVAAVKGMLRSLDPYSDYFTPEEMAQFEQQTSGTYTGIGIQIEQKDNYISVVSVFKDSPADKAGIKVGDKIVGIDGKGVSGMTLDQVAGLLRGNEGTKVKLAIQRAGSNSLLTFELIRSKIKINPVTYKVIDGIGYIRLDEFNENAGEFMGKAIGDLKSQGIKSVVLDLRDNPGGLLTSAVDVARYFVPRGKIVTIAYKSEAPDVYYSYLDNVPFKLAVLVNGNTASAAEILAGAIQDRKAGVLIGTRTFGKGIVQSVVPLDDGSAIKMTIARYLTPADRDINDRGISPDIEVPDPVVKAPLDTSNLAPFEYSALKVGDKKLAVYALEQRLKVLGFYDGSLSDSFTLNTLKALNKYQKSKGLKMTNTLDKATYDAINKDIDKLKNPTFVDSQLEFAIKYLNALSRHK; encoded by the coding sequence ATGAAAAAGTATAAAAAATATGTGCTTCCAATTTTGATAATCTTGATATTAATATCATCTACAGCTATTGGCTACGGGCAGACTTTAATTGCTGACAACAGTTCATCAGTGATACCTGCGGAAAGCGCATCAAATACTGATGATAACCTTGTATTTATAAGCGATATCATGAAGTTCATAGAAGATTATTACCCCTATGATGTAACAAAAGATGAGCTTACCGTAGCGGCTGTAAAAGGGATGCTGAGGAGTTTGGATCCCTACAGCGATTATTTTACTCCGGAGGAGATGGCTCAGTTTGAACAGCAGACATCAGGGACTTATACAGGGATAGGCATACAGATAGAGCAAAAAGATAATTATATTTCGGTGGTATCGGTTTTTAAGGATTCGCCAGCGGACAAAGCCGGTATAAAGGTTGGAGATAAAATTGTCGGGATTGACGGCAAAGGCGTATCGGGTATGACGCTGGATCAAGTCGCAGGGCTTTTAAGGGGCAATGAAGGCACGAAGGTAAAGCTTGCAATACAGCGAGCTGGCAGTAATAGTCTTTTGACCTTTGAGCTTATAAGAAGTAAAATAAAGATAAATCCTGTGACCTACAAGGTCATTGATGGCATAGGGTATATAAGGCTTGACGAATTCAATGAAAATGCCGGGGAGTTTATGGGTAAGGCTATAGGGGACCTTAAATCTCAGGGCATAAAATCAGTGGTACTGGATCTCAGAGACAACCCCGGTGGCTTGCTCACATCGGCTGTGGATGTGGCCAGGTACTTTGTGCCCAGGGGAAAGATCGTGACCATAGCTTATAAATCTGAGGCGCCTGACGTGTACTATTCATATCTGGACAATGTCCCATTTAAACTGGCAGTTTTGGTAAACGGCAATACCGCCAGCGCTGCGGAAATCCTGGCGGGAGCCATACAGGACAGAAAAGCAGGTGTGCTGATCGGCACACGGACCTTTGGCAAGGGTATCGTTCAGTCTGTAGTACCTTTAGATGACGGCAGCGCTATAAAGATGACCATAGCCAGATATCTTACACCGGCGGATAGGGATATAAACGACAGGGGAATTAGTCCGGATATAGAAGTACCCGATCCTGTGGTAAAAGCACCCCTTGATACATCAAATCTTGCACCTTTTGAGTATTCGGCATTAAAAGTAGGCGACAAGAAACTGGCTGTGTACGCATTAGAGCAAAGGCTTAAGGTGCTGGGCTTTTACGATGGCTCTTTGAGCGATAGCTTTACCTTGAATACATTGAAGGCCTTGAATAAGTATCAAAAGAGCAAAGGCCTTAAGATGACCAATACATTAGATAAAGCGACATATGATGCAATAAACAAGGACATCGATAAATTAAAGAATCCGACTTTTGTAGATAGTCAGCTGGAATTTGCTATAAAATATTTAAATGCGTTAAGCAGGCATAAATAA
- a CDS encoding CTP synthase, which produces MNRTKYIFVTGGVVSSLGKGITAASLGRLLKNRGLSVAIQKFDPYINIDPGTMSPYQHGEVFVTDDGAETDLDLGHYERFIDVNLTKNSNVTTGKVYWSVITKERKGEYLGATVQVIPHITNEIIERVHRVAKERQVDVVITEIGGTVGDIESQPFLEAIRQVGLEEGEGNVLYIHVTLVPNLGKVGELKTKPTQHSVKELRGIGIQPDIIVCRTEYPLSEDIKRKIALFCNVSPKAVIQNLDADNLYEIPLMLEKEGLDDIVCSKLNLQCGEADMTEWRQMVEKIKNLKKRVKIALVGKYVGLHDAYISVVEALNHGGYANDTYVDIKWINSEEVNDQNASQLLSDVSGILVPGGFGDRGVEGKIAAIRYARENNIPYLGLCLGMQCAVIEIARNVAGLKGANSTEFDPHTPYPVIDIMPEQKDIDELGGTMRLGLYPCKVKEGTKAYQAYQDEIIYERHRHRYEFNNQFREKLARAGLVISGLSPDERLVEMIELENHPWFVAVQFHPEFKSRPNRPHPLFREFIAAALNR; this is translated from the coding sequence ATGAATCGTACAAAATATATATTTGTAACTGGAGGCGTCGTTTCATCATTAGGTAAAGGAATAACGGCGGCATCGCTGGGAAGGCTTTTAAAGAACAGGGGACTAAGTGTAGCTATACAGAAATTTGACCCATACATAAACATAGATCCCGGTACTATGAGTCCATACCAGCACGGCGAGGTTTTTGTGACCGATGACGGTGCTGAGACCGACCTGGATCTTGGCCATTACGAGAGGTTTATAGATGTCAACCTCACCAAAAACAGCAATGTGACCACAGGTAAGGTTTACTGGTCTGTAATCACAAAGGAGCGAAAGGGAGAATATCTGGGCGCTACTGTTCAGGTGATACCTCATATAACCAATGAGATTATAGAGAGGGTTCACAGGGTGGCTAAAGAACGCCAGGTGGATGTGGTGATTACTGAAATAGGAGGTACAGTGGGAGATATAGAAAGCCAACCATTTCTTGAAGCCATAAGGCAGGTGGGGCTTGAAGAGGGCGAAGGGAATGTGCTCTATATCCACGTCACCCTGGTGCCTAATCTGGGCAAGGTGGGAGAACTCAAGACAAAGCCCACGCAGCACAGCGTAAAGGAATTAAGGGGGATAGGCATACAACCCGATATAATCGTGTGCAGGACCGAATATCCGCTTTCTGAAGACATAAAGCGCAAGATAGCATTGTTCTGCAACGTATCACCAAAGGCTGTCATTCAAAACCTGGATGCCGATAACCTCTACGAGATACCGCTTATGCTGGAGAAAGAAGGCCTCGATGACATTGTCTGCAGTAAGCTTAACCTGCAGTGCGGAGAGGCTGATATGACCGAATGGCGACAGATGGTGGAAAAAATAAAAAACCTTAAAAAAAGGGTGAAGATCGCCCTGGTAGGTAAATACGTAGGCCTTCACGATGCCTATATATCAGTGGTAGAAGCCTTAAATCACGGCGGCTATGCCAACGACACTTATGTAGATATCAAGTGGATCAATTCAGAAGAAGTAAACGACCAGAATGCATCGCAGCTTTTAAGTGATGTATCAGGCATACTTGTGCCAGGTGGTTTTGGAGATAGGGGCGTTGAAGGCAAGATCGCGGCCATAAGATATGCCCGCGAGAATAATATACCTTATTTGGGCCTCTGCCTGGGTATGCAGTGCGCTGTCATAGAAATCGCCAGAAATGTGGCAGGGCTAAAAGGTGCTAACAGCACCGAGTTTGATCCACATACGCCCTATCCTGTCATAGATATCATGCCTGAACAAAAGGATATAGATGAGCTGGGAGGCACTATGAGATTGGGTCTGTATCCGTGCAAAGTAAAAGAAGGCACAAAAGCCTACCAGGCTTATCAGGATGAGATCATATACGAGAGACACAGGCACAGGTATGAATTCAATAACCAGTTCAGAGAGAAGCTGGCAAGGGCAGGATTGGTTATATCAGGCCTTTCACCTGACGAAAGGCTGGTGGAGATGATAGAGCTGGAAAACCATCCGTGGTTTGTAGCGGTTCAATTCCATCCGGAATTTAAGTCGCGGCCCAACAGGCCTCATCCCCTGTTCAGGGAATTTATAGCTGCAGCGCTAAATAGGTAA
- a CDS encoding S-layer homology domain-containing protein — protein MRSFKKALAFVLTVALVLSSMMVFAFADTNTSTYPDVNGTDYATAVNALTSLGVVSGYPDGTFGVNDNLNRAQVAKMIVLTLGLGNAADNAKSISKFSDVKPGDWFAGYVNVAASLGIVKGYGNGKFGPNDNVTYPQVLIMLIRALGYKDSDVITSPDNYILDYIVKAGQLGITDGVTVNTGVATRGDTAKLFYNALSANIVTGRNTDGSPIVSETKTLLTKLASVATYTVLSTPSVDSSVSAGYVVTDKGSILTDINLDAYLGKTIEVYTTGTPSKIIALKSIDTYDTSVKTFTTSDNGKVTQSVNGNVYSYKFEDPGITVSDIPTVFDGVKTTLSKVYNNIDKNSNVTLIDYNNDGTYEYAIVKDATAGVTPIVVQNNVPSGASYIDNIYSINDSNGNAYKVQGAVTSAYDIKAGDVVYKVPVGPSASPSTYVYYVVRNKVSGTISQVSFDGSTLTATINGTSYTVKTSEITTSSVGAQGTATLNKNGEIISWSGTSSTTTTNYGIVTAVQSFSDQWNTKVQLNKPDGTTAVYDAVYDDITSGAVVKPVTVPSVVYYTLDSTGKIDSMNMVNVVQNYTVNSVDTSNNVVTINNTPYYVNSSTQIFTYDSVNKTITPVKFTDLANLSGATVYAMDAPNYNILSYLILNSSQITTSNQPLVYVTGVNTVYTSAGQYKSISVFDKNGVSKTYNTAVGNTSINVSAGNVYVLTLDVKGNVTNATPAASASGYTVKTGVTNVTVDYTNNGIKYTENNTPKSALLDPSVFVVDKSDTAVSALGNIDSSSSIDLYFNSVGKVAIIVIP, from the coding sequence ATGAGGAGTTTTAAGAAAGCTTTGGCTTTCGTGTTGACTGTAGCCTTGGTGTTAAGCTCAATGATGGTATTTGCCTTTGCTGACACCAATACGTCAACATATCCGGACGTAAATGGCACAGATTATGCCACAGCAGTCAACGCATTGACATCTCTGGGCGTGGTCAGCGGTTATCCTGATGGCACCTTTGGTGTAAATGACAATTTAAATAGAGCACAGGTTGCCAAGATGATCGTTTTGACTTTAGGCCTGGGGAATGCAGCTGACAATGCTAAATCAATCAGCAAGTTCAGCGATGTTAAACCAGGTGACTGGTTTGCTGGCTATGTGAATGTGGCTGCATCATTGGGTATTGTCAAGGGTTATGGCAATGGTAAGTTTGGACCCAACGACAATGTTACTTATCCACAGGTTCTGATCATGCTCATCAGAGCTCTTGGGTATAAGGACAGTGATGTGATCACATCGCCAGACAATTATATACTGGACTATATAGTAAAAGCTGGACAATTGGGGATCACTGATGGTGTAACAGTTAATACAGGAGTTGCTACACGTGGTGATACAGCTAAGTTGTTCTACAATGCTCTGAGCGCTAACATAGTAACAGGTCGAAACACCGATGGTTCTCCGATCGTAAGTGAAACCAAGACATTACTTACTAAGTTAGCATCAGTTGCTACGTATACAGTTTTGTCAACTCCAAGCGTTGATTCATCAGTTTCAGCTGGGTATGTAGTAACAGATAAGGGAAGCATTCTGACAGATATTAATTTAGATGCGTACTTGGGTAAGACAATAGAGGTTTATACCACAGGAACTCCGAGCAAAATAATTGCTTTAAAGAGTATTGATACCTATGATACCAGCGTTAAGACATTTACAACATCTGATAATGGAAAAGTTACACAGTCTGTAAATGGTAATGTTTACAGCTACAAGTTTGAGGATCCTGGTATAACCGTTTCGGATATACCTACCGTATTTGATGGCGTAAAGACGACATTAAGCAAGGTATATAATAATATTGACAAGAATTCAAATGTCACATTAATAGATTATAACAATGATGGCACATATGAATATGCAATAGTAAAAGATGCAACAGCAGGCGTAACTCCAATTGTTGTACAAAATAATGTGCCTTCTGGAGCAAGTTATATAGATAACATTTATTCTATAAACGACTCTAATGGGAATGCATATAAAGTACAGGGTGCTGTGACATCTGCTTACGACATAAAAGCGGGAGATGTTGTATATAAGGTACCTGTAGGACCATCTGCTTCACCGTCAACATATGTATATTATGTCGTGAGAAATAAAGTGTCAGGTACTATATCGCAGGTTTCGTTTGATGGGAGCACGTTAACTGCAACTATTAATGGTACTTCTTATACAGTGAAGACGTCTGAAATAACAACTTCTTCTGTGGGAGCACAAGGTACTGCAACACTTAACAAAAATGGTGAGATAATTTCTTGGAGTGGTACTTCGTCAACAACAACGACAAATTATGGTATTGTTACAGCAGTTCAGAGTTTCAGCGATCAATGGAATACAAAAGTACAATTAAATAAACCGGATGGAACGACTGCTGTATATGATGCTGTATATGACGATATTACGTCAGGCGCGGTTGTAAAGCCCGTTACTGTGCCCAGCGTAGTATATTATACACTTGATTCAACTGGCAAGATTGATTCAATGAATATGGTAAATGTTGTACAAAACTATACAGTAAATTCAGTGGATACATCGAATAATGTGGTAACTATAAATAATACACCTTATTATGTAAATAGCAGCACGCAGATATTTACTTATGATAGTGTTAATAAGACAATAACACCTGTTAAATTTACAGACTTAGCTAATTTAAGCGGAGCTACAGTTTATGCAATGGATGCGCCAAATTACAATATATTGTCTTACTTGATACTTAATAGTTCTCAGATTACTACAAGCAATCAACCTCTTGTATATGTAACAGGTGTCAATACAGTTTATACATCGGCAGGTCAGTATAAATCAATAAGTGTATTTGATAAGAATGGCGTATCTAAGACATACAATACTGCTGTAGGTAATACTAGTATCAACGTATCAGCAGGCAATGTTTACGTCTTAACATTGGATGTAAAAGGCAATGTAACAAATGCCACACCAGCGGCTTCTGCTTCTGGCTATACTGTAAAAACAGGAGTAACCAATGTAACAGTTGATTATACTAATAATGGAATTAAGTATACGGAGAATAATACGCCGAAGTCTGCGTTGCTTGATCCAAGTGTATTTGTTGTAGATAAGTCAGATACTGCAGTAAGTGCGTTGGGCAATATAGATAGTAGTTCATCAATTGATCTGTACTTCAACAGTGTCGGAAAAGTTGCTATAATTGTAATTCCTTAA
- a CDS encoding arginase, translating into MVRSLLSIDWDYFIPVKREWLASYIENEKNIVSMWYKRYIESALKGEDLEKSVDTGLILKDFWSKIKKHFNFAKRIKVFVSESHRLSYYIAKNNECQEVYSFDAHSDLGYTGIDSAGFEPNCANWLGKLLSEGKIKRAHIIYSPYTLEKPEDFSHFNRAFEILYYRDIDCLPKGIYTAVIHICRSGAWTPPWLDCKFDEFIKELHLPFEVISLYKRNWDIKKLSLSEQIFYLNFA; encoded by the coding sequence ATGGTCCGCAGTCTTTTGAGCATAGATTGGGACTATTTCATCCCTGTAAAGAGAGAGTGGTTGGCCTCTTATATAGAAAATGAGAAGAACATAGTATCGATGTGGTATAAGAGGTATATAGAGAGTGCTTTAAAGGGGGAAGATCTGGAAAAGTCGGTAGACACAGGGCTTATATTAAAAGACTTTTGGTCCAAAATAAAAAAACACTTCAATTTTGCGAAGCGTATCAAGGTGTTTGTATCCGAGTCTCACAGATTGTCCTATTACATCGCCAAAAACAATGAGTGCCAGGAGGTCTACTCTTTTGATGCACATTCAGATCTGGGCTATACAGGAATAGATTCGGCGGGGTTTGAGCCAAACTGCGCCAACTGGCTGGGAAAGCTGCTAAGTGAAGGTAAGATAAAAAGGGCTCACATAATATACAGTCCCTATACCCTTGAAAAGCCAGAGGATTTCAGTCATTTTAATAGGGCATTTGAAATCCTATACTATAGAGATATAGACTGCCTGCCTAAAGGCATATATACGGCGGTTATACACATCTGCAGATCCGGAGCATGGACACCGCCGTGGCTTGACTGTAAGTTTGATGAGTTTATAAAGGAGCTCCATCTGCCTTTTGAGGTGATAAGCCTTTATAAGAGGAACTGGGATATTAAAAAACTCTCACTTTCAGAACAGATTTTTTACCTTAACTTTGCGTAA